The following are encoded in a window of Cydia amplana chromosome 20, ilCydAmpl1.1, whole genome shotgun sequence genomic DNA:
- the LOC134657631 gene encoding zinc finger protein 184-like, which translates to MVTAYYISKLSKKSDNLAIDEYYQYLLKNFVCLKTADDIQNRCRVCLKPSSVSIYDKYNASDVLEVLRSWSGITIEENDDYPQSLCTKCFMFVKTAILFKKKAQQTEAALNQYQYFKVEANCEGSGQSQNFNDDSKPDDGDDDPTDHLDADEDTWLTEEPPINVPVKPEKNEEKVKLSPKVTCRICGKTVNRSYYREHLTMHDPNPHQWVCEVCGKSFRLRCAYHNHSLRHRNDFPHKCPICPYRGRYKELLKTHMRTHSGDYRYMCTECPARFLFKSNLNTHMLKHKEPQFKCDSCKRAFHSKLFLQRHYEADHLGIRNHVCNICGKAFGYRNAMMKHQRHVHKREKSMFGRMPSYLAENKQQQHSDNQPNM; encoded by the coding sequence ATGGTAACCGCCTATTACATCTCCAAATTATCTAAGAAGTCCGATAATCTCGCCATTGATGAATACTATCAATATTTACTAAAAAACTTCGTGTGCTTAAAAACAGCAGATGATATTCAAAACCGTTGCAGAGTGTGTTTAAAACCTAGCAGTGTCTCTATATATGATAAGTATAATGCGTCAGATGTATTAGAGGTATTAAGAAGTTGGAGTGGCATTACTATCGAAGAAAACGATGACTATCCACAAAGCTTATGCACGAAATGTTTCATGTTTGTTAAAACGGCTATTTTGTTCAAAAAGAAAGCGCAGCAAACTGAGGCAGCTCTAAATCAATATCAATACTTTAAAGTTGAAGCTAATTGTGAGGGCTCGGGTCAGAGTCAGAACTTTAATGATGATAGTAAGCCTGATGATGGGGACGACGATCCAACAGATCACCTAGATGCTGATGAAGACACCTGGCTAACTGAGGAGCCCCCTATTAATGTTCCAGTCAAACCAGAAAAGAATGAGGAAAAAGTAAAACTTTcacctaaagtcacttgccgaATATGTGGTAAAACTGTAAACAGATCATACTACAGAGAACATCTCACAATGCATGACCCTAACCCGCATCAATGGGTCTGTGAGGTCTGCGGGAAATCCTTCCGCTTAAGATGTGCCTACCACAACCACAGCTTGCGTCACAGGAATGATTTCCCTCACAAATGCCCCATTTGCCCTTACCGGGGCCGCTACAAGGAACTACTGAAAACTCACATGAGAACACATTCCGGAGACTATAGATACATGTGTACTGAATGCCCAGCAAGATTCCTTTTTAAAAGTAATCTAAATACACACATGCTGAAACATAAAGAGCCTCAGTTTAAATGTGATTCTTGTAAAAGAGCCTTCCACTCCAAGCTGTTTTTACAAAGGCATTATGAGGCAGATCACTTGGGTATACGGAACCATGTGTGTAACATTTGTGGGAAGGCTTTTGGTTACCGGAATGCTATGATGAAGCACCAACGGCACGTTCATAAGAGGGAGAAGTCTATGTTTGGGAGAATGCCATCTTATTTAGCTGAAAATAAGCAGCAGCAACATAGTGATAATCAAcctaatatgtaa
- the LOC134657389 gene encoding zinc finger protein 674-like — MVSTYYLVKLFQKATYERLKRNLDGVGESSTSGTSTTNNSAGHSRNIIATKTCRVCLKEVGTRPIFGDESHSDISVAIRVFGDIDVQEEDDYPKYLCDACHTLLEAAILFRKSAKQSHQILRKRHVKQEIHHDTQDGDPQETEEQKPRHIRPSILTNFFSPIDSSDNSNDPSKRKKTKVQCRICSKIITKAYYKEHFALHDATIVKYMCDVCGKSFRQRCAYKNHYFTHSTDFPYKCTMCPYRGRNSGLLNTHMRTHTGDYRYMCSECPARFLTKSNLNKHMFRHKEPMFKCDTCHRAFHSKLILERHFEAEHLGIKNHICNLCGKAFGYRKAMMRHQLDVHKREKKVNGRTPSYLEAEFKKQQDEVM, encoded by the coding sequence ATGGTGTCGACTTACTACTTGGTGAAACTCTTCCAAAAAGCCACTTACGAAAGATTAAAGCGCAACCTTGATGGTGTCGGAGAGAGCTCAACTTCGGGTACTTCTACCACTAATAATTCAGCAGGACACTCAAGGAATATCATCGCCACTAAAACTTGCCGTGTGTGCTTGAAAGAAGTAGGTACTCGACCTATTTTCGGCGACGAATCTCATTCGGACATATCTGTAGCTATCCGTGTTTTTGGTGACATCGATGTTCAAGAAGAGGACGATTATCCGAAATATTTATGCGACGCATGCCACACTTTATTGGAAGCCGCTATCTTATTTAGAAAATCAGCAAAGCAGTCCCATCAAATACTAAGAAAACGGCATGTCAAACAAGAAATTCATCATGATACGCAAGATGGGGACCCTCAGGAAACCGAAGAACAGAAACCTAGACATATCCGGCCTTCAATACTTACAAATTTCTTCTCTCCTATAGATAGTTCTGATAATTCAAACGATCCTAGTAAACGGAAAAAAACTAAAGTGCAATGCCGAATATGcagtaaaataataacaaaggCTTACTATAAGGAACATTTTGCGCTCCACGACGCTACTATAGTCAAATACATGTGCGATGTCTGCGGTAAATCGTTTCGTCAGCGCTGTGCATACAAGAATCACTATTTCACTCATAGCACAGACTTCCCATACAAATGTACAATGTGTCCATATAGAGGACGGAATTCAGGCTTATTAAACACACACATGCGTACACATACCGGAGATTACAGATACATGTGTTCAGAATGCCCCGCTAGATTTCTGACAAAAAGCAACCTGAATAAGCATATGTTCAGACATAAAGAGCCGATGTTCAAATGTGACACATGTCATCGAGCTTTCCATTCTAAACTCATCCTTGAAAGGCATTTTGAGGCTGAACACCTAGGAATAAAGAATCACATATGTAATTTGTGCGGGAAGGCGTTTGGTTATCGGAAAGCAATGATGCGGCATCAACTGGACGTGCATAAAAGGGAGAAAAAGGTTAATGGGAGGACTCCGTCATATTTGGAAGCAGAGTTTAAGAAGCAGCAAGATGAAGTCATGTAA